The following are from one region of the Veillonella nakazawae genome:
- a CDS encoding LutB/LldF family L-lactate oxidation iron-sulfur protein yields MALIYDNRPYKTRIKECLADDFKVAAIKKAQDVFYDKRNTVVADVPEWLDFRAEAAKLRDHVLNNLDYYVNQFVENAEKAGSKVHFAFDDKEATQIALDILREREAKMIVKSKTILTEEIGLNEVLEEAGIEVNETDLAEFILQTAVSPPSHIVVPGLHFERNKIREIFAEKLGYTGTENPTEMTHFVRGYVRERFLKADVGVNGCNFAVAASGTCTIVSNEGNGRMASSIPKTQVIFLGTERIVPDFKALDVMMEMLNRSAVGAKISNYFSMMTGPGRAGEADGPEETHIIIIDNGRSGILGGTFQEMLRCIRCGACMNICPVYRHISGHGYGSVYPGPMGAVLTPLFKGYDVAGDLPYASTLCGACTENCPVAIPLHELLMEHRHIMADIEKTRPKAEEAIFTAAAKMFGNSTLFDLGTKAGAIGMNLISNKEGNMPTWTQAIPVMNGWTKSKEMGTLKFKKFRDLYAEHEKNKKKEKK; encoded by the coding sequence ATGGCACTTATATATGACAATCGCCCCTATAAAACACGTATAAAAGAATGTTTGGCTGATGATTTCAAAGTAGCAGCTATCAAAAAAGCACAAGACGTGTTTTATGATAAACGTAATACAGTAGTTGCGGACGTTCCTGAATGGTTAGATTTCCGCGCAGAAGCAGCTAAACTTCGTGATCACGTTCTTAACAATTTGGATTACTATGTAAACCAATTCGTTGAAAACGCTGAAAAAGCTGGTTCTAAAGTTCACTTTGCATTCGACGATAAAGAAGCAACTCAAATTGCTTTGGATATCCTACGTGAACGCGAAGCTAAAATGATCGTTAAATCCAAAACTATCTTAACTGAAGAAATTGGTTTGAACGAAGTTCTTGAAGAAGCTGGTATTGAAGTAAACGAAACTGACTTGGCGGAATTCATTTTGCAAACTGCAGTGAGCCCACCATCTCACATCGTAGTACCAGGCCTTCACTTTGAACGTAATAAAATCCGCGAAATCTTTGCTGAAAAATTAGGCTATACAGGTACAGAAAACCCTACTGAAATGACTCACTTCGTACGTGGTTATGTACGTGAACGCTTCTTGAAAGCTGACGTAGGCGTTAATGGTTGTAACTTTGCAGTTGCTGCATCTGGTACTTGCACAATCGTTTCCAACGAAGGTAATGGTCGTATGGCTAGTTCCATTCCTAAGACTCAAGTAATCTTCTTAGGTACAGAACGTATCGTTCCTGACTTCAAAGCTCTTGACGTAATGATGGAAATGTTGAACCGCTCTGCAGTAGGTGCTAAAATTTCCAACTACTTCTCCATGATGACTGGTCCTGGTCGTGCTGGCGAAGCTGATGGTCCTGAAGAAACTCACATCATCATTATCGATAACGGTCGTTCCGGTATCTTAGGTGGTACATTCCAAGAAATGTTACGTTGTATCCGTTGTGGTGCATGTATGAATATCTGTCCTGTATACCGTCACATTTCTGGTCACGGTTATGGCTCCGTATATCCAGGTCCAATGGGTGCTGTATTGACTCCATTGTTCAAAGGTTACGACGTAGCAGGCGATCTTCCATACGCTTCCACATTGTGCGGCGCATGTACAGAAAACTGTCCAGTAGCTATTCCATTGCATGAATTATTGATGGAACACCGTCATATTATGGCTGACATCGAAAAAACTCGTCCAAAAGCAGAAGAAGCAATCTTCACTGCAGCGGCTAAGATGTTTGGTAACTCCACATTATTCGACCTTGGTACAAAAGCTGGCGCTATCGGTATGAACTTGATTAGTAATAAAGAAGGCAATATGCCTACATGGACTCAAGCTATTCCAGTTATGAACGGCTGGACTAAATCTAAAGAAATGGGTACATTGAAGTTCAAGAAATTCCGTGACTTATATGCTGAACATGAAAAGAACAAGAAGAAGGAGAAAAAATAA
- a CDS encoding LutC/YkgG family protein has translation MDEAKRKQFIARLSRALGRDQEMCPAFVEDFDYSHGPQETMFKDLNKDQILTMFKEQCQRVGTKFVETTPDKLGETILAAIEDWGNGKVVFPSTPEVDEYKLKELFEQDAANNGGTRTYFQWDPAKGREECISNTANADIGITFPYCGIAETATVVQASGEESGRAISLLPTTHIAVLYTDTINPRMTQTMENLAERYHNDPSKFPTNICLISGPSRTADIELVTVDGAHGPIQVTYVLVKR, from the coding sequence ATGGATGAAGCTAAACGTAAACAATTTATTGCACGTTTATCTCGTGCATTAGGCCGTGATCAAGAAATGTGCCCTGCATTTGTAGAGGACTTTGATTACAGCCATGGTCCTCAAGAAACTATGTTCAAAGACTTGAATAAAGATCAAATTTTGACAATGTTTAAGGAACAATGTCAACGTGTTGGTACAAAATTCGTTGAAACTACACCTGATAAATTAGGTGAAACAATTTTGGCAGCTATCGAAGACTGGGGCAATGGTAAGGTTGTATTCCCAAGCACTCCTGAAGTAGACGAATATAAATTAAAAGAATTATTCGAACAAGATGCAGCTAATAATGGTGGCACTCGTACATACTTCCAATGGGACCCAGCTAAAGGCCGTGAAGAATGTATCTCCAACACTGCCAATGCAGATATCGGTATTACATTCCCATACTGCGGTATTGCTGAAACAGCTACTGTAGTACAAGCATCTGGTGAAGAATCTGGCCGTGCTATCAGCTTGTTGCCTACAACACATATTGCTGTATTGTACACTGATACAATCAATCCACGTATGACTCAAACTATGGAAAATTTGGCTGAACGTTATCATAACGATCCATCCAAATTCCCTACAAATATCTGCTTGATTTCTGGTCCATCCCGTACAGCTGATATTGAGTTGGTTACTGTAGATGGTGCTCATGGTCCTATTCAAGTAACTTACGTTTTGGTTAAGCGCTAA